The segment TCAGAGTGCTATGTTGGTCCGGGAGCGGTTATCAAAGGAGACTATGGTGAAGTTGTAATAGGCTCAGGGTCAAGTGTTCAAGACAATGTGGTTGTCCATGCTAGACCAAATGAACTGACCACAATAGGCTCCCGGGTA is part of the Candidatus Thorarchaeota archaeon genome and harbors:
- a CDS encoding gamma carbonic anhydrase family protein — encoded protein: MTVYQFEDRKPKVGKDSYISKSASVIGKVTLGSECYVGPGAVIKGDYGEVVIGSGSSVQDNVVVHARPNELTTIGSRV